Below is a genomic region from Ruania alba.
GCGCCATCGGTCCCGTCAGCTCCATCGGTCCCGTCGGTCCCATCGGTGCCGTCAGACCCATCGGTCCCATCAGTGCCGTCGGTCCCGTCCGGGCTGTCGGTCCCATCAGTACCGCCGAGCAGACCACCAAAATCATCACCAAGCAGCCCATCAGTCACACCACCCGGCAAAACACCAAGCAGCCCATCACTCACACCAGCGCCATCGGTCCCGTCAGCTCCATCGGTTCCGTCAGTCCCGTCGGTGCCGTCGGTGCCATCGGTCCCGTCGGTTCCATTGGTCCCGTCGGTGCCGTCGGTTCCGTCGGTTCCATCGGTTCCATCGGTCCCGTCGGTTCCGTCAGGCCCGTCGGTTCCATCGGTTCCGTCGGTTCCATCGGTCCCGTCGGTTCCATTGGTCCCGTCGGTTCCATCGGTCCCGTCGGTTCCATCGGTTCCATCGGTCCCGTCGGTTCCATCGGTCCCGTCGGTTCCATCGGTCCCGTCGGTTCCATCGGTCCCGTCGGTTCCATCGGTCCCGTCGGTCCCGTCGGTCCCGTCGGTTCCATCGGTCCCGTCGGTCCCATCGGTCCCGTCGGTTCCATCGGTCCCATCGGTTCCATCGGTCCCGTCGGTTCCATCGGTTCCGTCAGTCCCATCGGATCCATCGGATCCGTCAGTCCCATCGGATCCATCGGATCCATCGGATCCATCGGTCCCATCGGTTCCATCGGTCCCGTCAGTCCCATCGGTTCCGTCAGTCCCATCGGATCCATCGGATCCGTCAGTCCCATCGGATCCATCGGATCCGTCAGTCCCATCGGATCCATCGGATCCATCGGTTCCATCGGATCCATCGGTTCCATCGGTGCCATCGGTCCCATCGGTTCCATCGGTCCCGTCAGTCCCATCGGATCCGTCAGTCCCATCGGATCCATCGGTTCCATCGGTGCCATCGGTCCCATCGGATCCGTCAGTCCCATCGGTCCCATCGGTGCCATCGGTCCCATCGGATCCGTCAGTCCCATCGGTCCCATCGGTGCCATCGGTGCCATCGGTCCCATCGGATCCGTCAGTCCCATCGGTCCCATCGGAGCTGTCAGTTCCGTCAGTGCCGCCGAGCAGACCACCAGGATCATCACCAAGCAGCCCATCAGTCACACCACCCGGCAAAACACCAAGCAGCCCATCACTCACACCAGCGCCATCGGTCCCGTCAGCGCCATCGGTCCCGTCAGCGCCATTGGTCCCGTCGGTGCCATCGGTCCCGTCGGTCCCATCGGTGCCATCGGCTCCATCGGCTCCATTGGTCCCGTCGGTTCCGTCCGGGCTGTCGGTGCCATCGGTCCCGTCGGTTCCGTCGGTCCCGTCAGTCCCATCGGTCCCGTCAGTTCCATCGGTGCCATCGGTCCCGTCGGTGCCATCGGTCCCGTCAGTTCCATCGGTGCCATCGGTCCCGTCGGTGCCATCGGTCCCATCGGATCCGTCAGTTCCATCGGTCCCATCGGTGCCATCGGTGCCATCGGATCCGTCAGTTCCATCGGTGCCATCGGTCCCGTCGGTCCCATCGGATCCGTCAGTCCCATCGGTGCCATCGGTCCCATCGGATCCGTCAGTCCCATCGGTGCCATCGGTGCCATCGGTCCCATCGGATCCGTCAGTCCCATCGGTGCCATCGGATCCGTCAGTCCCATCGGTCCCATCGGATCCGTCAGTGCCATCGGTGCCATCGGATCCGTCAGTCCCATCGGTCCCATCGGATCCGTCAGTGCCATCGGTCCCATCGGATCCGTCAGTCCCATCGGTCCCATCGGATCCGTCAGTCCCATCGGTTCCATCGGTTCCGTCCGGGCTGTCGGTGCCGTCGGTCCCATCGGAGTCCGACCCGTCCTCGGTCACGTCCTCAACCGTGCAGCAACCAGGACCGTCGTCGGCGCCGCCCGAGCCGTCAGGCTCGGAGCCTTCAGAACCGTCCGAACCATCGGAGCCCGAAGATCCGCTCTCGGTCACATCCTCAACGGTGCAGCACTCTTCTTCTGCTTCTGCGCTGACACTCGTACTCGCTGCAGCTGTCGACGACTGGTCATCGCCGCCACTCGCAGTTTCGGGGTCCACCACAACTGTGGCTGCCCCATCACTCGATTCACCAGCACTCACACTGGCCTCGGCGGCCGATTCATCGGAGGCGCTGGTCTCTGCCGCGTCGCCGTGGTCCTCGTCGCCACCTTGGTGCTCGACGGCGGACTCGTTCTGAGCAGATTCCTGTCCGTCGATGCTCGTGCCTTCATCCGCAGCCTCCGGCTGCACGGCACTTGTGTCTGACACCACGGTCTGCTCTACCGTGGTCGTTACCTCTGGCTGGTCACTGTCATCGCACTCACCGTCTGTACTCGTCGGCAGAATGCCGTCAAGCACAGCAAGTAGGTCGTCGTCGGTTGATTCACAAATGGCCTCATCATTAGCATCTGCGCTTCCGCTTTCGGCGGTTCTCTCGACGGTTTCTGAGACCGAGGATATGGCGCTGCTTTCGACGATGCCGTCAACCGCAGAGTCATCATTGGCGGCATGCGCTCCGGCTGCGCCAACAACCACGAGCCCACCAGTGAGCAGCGACGTTTGTAACACGCGCCTCACATTGGTATGCATGGAAGTACTCCTGACTGACTGGGTGGAATGCGCTAAGAACGCGCATTAATTTGACACGCCGGAACTATTTCCGGCCGCCAACCCGTCAGTCAGGTGCGACGATAACGTCGAGAATTACGTCCAGGGCTGTCCCGGGAGGCGCCGAGACCGCAAGAGTGCTCAAAAAGTCCGAAGGAAGCCTTAATCCCCCGGTGACATCCGCGTGGCCTGCACCGAACGACTGGCCGGCCGCATTCCCTGCGGACGACGGCGCCGAGACCGGTGTGCCGACTGGGACCGGTTCATGTTCGGACCCCGACACTGTGCTGGTGACATCTCCTACAGCGGCTACTGTGCTCGCCTGCGCCGCACCAGCACTACCAACCTCATGCTCGAGGTGCCATCTCTCCGGGGCTTCGGCGACCGAACTGGCCTGCGGCGGGCTCGTCACGTCTACGCTCACCGGTTCAGGTGCGGGCGATCGCACCTCGACGTCATAGAACTGAATGGCCGGAGGCGACAAGAAAGTGACATCGACAAACTGCACGGTGCGGGTACTGCTCAGATCGGATACCAATCCGATCAGCGAACCGCCCACCGGTGCTGTCACAGAACTAACGAGCGGACTCACCGCAGCGGTCACCGGTTCGACAGTATCGGTGACCAGGGTGACTGCGCTTCCCAGGACCGGCGCGACCACGTCACTCACCACTGGATCAATCAATGGCGCAACGACGGGTACCAGAAGCGTCTCGCTCACCGGTTCGGCAAGGTCGACTACCGGCTCCGCTACCGCGGCCACCGCTCCGGTGAGGTCACGGACGGTCGTGCTGACGCCGACCACGTCGTCAAGCAATGTTCCAACGGAGTCCGCAACAAGGACGCCCTCGCTTGACCTTTCGGTCACCGCAGGTGATACGTCAGGCTGGACGACAGACTGTGGCACCG
It encodes:
- a CDS encoding LPXTG cell wall anchor domain-containing protein, translating into MTESGSSGSDGSDGSEGSEPDGSGGADDGPGCCTVEDVTEDGSDSDGTDGTDSPDGTDGTDGTDGSDGTDGTDGSDGTDGTDGSDGTDGTDGSDGTDGTDGSDGTDGTDGSDGTDGTDGSDGTDGTDGTDGTDGSDGTDGTDGTDGSDGTDGTDGTDGTDGSDGTDGTDGTDGTDGSDGTDGTDGTDGTDGTDGTDGTDGTDGTDGTDGTDGTDGTDGTDGTDGTDSPDGTDGTNGADGADGTDGTDGTDGTDGTNGADGTDGADGTDGAGVSDGLLGVLPGGVTDGLLGDDPGGLLGGTDGTDSSDGTDGTDGSDGTDGTDGTDGTDGTDGSDGTDGTDGTDGTDGSDGTDGTDGTDGSDGTDGSDGTDGTDGTDGTDGTDGTDGSDGTDGSDGSDGTDGSDGSDGTDGSDGSDGTDGTDGTDGTDGTDGTDGSDGSDGSDGTDGSDGSDGTDGTDGTDGTDGTDGTDGTDGTDGTDGTDGTDGTDGTDGTDGTDGTDGTDGTDGTDGTDGTDGTDGTDGTDGTDGTDGTNGTDGTDGTDGTDGTDGPDGTDGTDGTDGTDGTDGTDGTNGTDGTDGTDGTDGTDGTDGADGTDGAGVSDGLLGVLPGGVTDGLLGDDFGGLLGGTDGTDSPDGTDGTDGTDGSDGTDGTDGTDGADGTDGAGVSDGLLGVLPGGVTDGLLGDDFGGLLGGTDGSDGAGVSDGLLGVLPGGVTDGLLGDDPGGLLGGTDGTDSPDGTDGTDGTDGTDGTDGTDGTDGTDSPDGTDGTDGTDGSDGTDGTDGTDGTDGTDSPDGTDGTDGTNGTSGTDGIDGTSGTVVFTVDEASMEVVPAADTPEGVGEQIRMTVSVTNSGDTPVGSLVAQSDVGELTCESTSLAPGESTTCTVTFTPDGVSTVTVAFIDETDVSKVATYQFPVNATDGGDGIDGTSGTVVFTVDEASMEVVPAADTPEGVGEQIRMTVSVTNSGDTPVGSLVAQSDVGELTCESTSLAPGESTTCTVTFTPDGVSTVTVAFIDETDVSKVATYQFPVNATDDTNGTGGVGGSVDVTGVSNVTGGSVSFPTGGAIVPGGSVSHVTGGSIVTGGSSVSITSPGFGPIGVLPATGVGSPQLAGIAGLLILSGLVMVRRRRAMTT